Below is a genomic region from Paraburkholderia sp. BL23I1N1.
CGCCTGGGCAACTGCAAACGCAACGTTGGGGCCGGGCACGGCGATTGCGGACGTGAAGGCAACGGAAAACAAAGCCAACAAATGTAAATCCATAAATCGTCCAGTTAGCCTGAAGATGCGATTGAATTGCAAGGGAGATTGGATTGCCAAAAAACCGGCCCGGCCGCTATTTCGACAATTGCCCCGTTGATTGATAAGCATGGCATGCACTTCCGAATGCCCTGAATATCTTCCGGCTCGTGGTATCGGCGGCGGCATGCCATTCGGGGTGCCACTGCACCGCGAGTTGAAAGGCCGCTGACGTCGTGTAGGACAGAGCCTCGATCACGCCATCCTCGGCGACCGCTTCCAACTGAACACCGGACGCCACCGTGGTGATGCCCTGGTTGTGCAGGGAATTGACGTAGAGCTCGCGGTTCTCGACGATCGACGACAGTAGTCCGCCGGGAACGACCTGGATCGTATGAACGGGGAGATACTGCTGATCGCGAGGCACGTTCGGGTTCTCGCTATGCACGATGCCTTGGCCCACCACTGACAAGTCGGCATGCAGCGTGCCGTTCCGATGAACGCTCATCTCCTGCAAACCGCGGCAGATACCGAGGACCGGCATTTCGAGTTCAATAGCGACCGACAATGCGACGCATGACAGACGATCCCTTGGCCGATCTCGCTCGCCGGGAATGACATCGTCTTCCCCGCGATTCCAGACGCGTTGCTGCTCGTTGAAGATCCTGGGATCGAGATTCGATTCGTCGCCGGTCAATACCAGGCCGTCCAGGCGCCGCATCACTTCGCGGAAATTGCGCACGGTTGCGTCCCAGGGCAGATCGCCGTCGATCGTTGGCAGGATCACGCATTCGACGGATGCGTGCCGGTCGAGCGCATCGATGTAGCGCCGCCGCAACCAGTCACGGTGAACGCCGTCGTAAAGGTGACGATTGGCCGTGACTCCGACGACGGCGCGACCCACATCACGAGGTTTGTCCATCATTGCTCTTGCACCGCCGTTGAGAGGGATGCACGCCGCGCGTCGTAGAGACGCCTGTTCCGGTCGAGCAACTGGCCGATGACGCTCGGCTGCCCCTTGGGGCCACGCACAAACAGGCCGCCCCAGGAATCGGTAATCTCGGCATAGTTCGGATCGCGCATGCGGATGTTCTGCGCGCGCGCTAACAGCCAGAACGGAACACCGGGCGAAAGATGGTGCTCCAGATGGTATTCATCGAAATTTACGCCGAACAGCAGCCGTTCGATCAGGTTGCCCTTTCGGTTGCGCGTGAGATAGACGTTTTCGACCTCGGTCTCGCACATTGGCGAGTGCTCGGCGATCTCAATGAACCAGCCCAGTATCTGGAAGGTGGTCAGATAGGGAATCAGCCAGAACAGCACCAGTAAATGCAGCGCACCGGCCTTGGCAAAGCCGGCAATGATGATCACCCAGAAGGCCGCGAACCCGTAGGAATCGATGGCGGCGCCCCGTTTGTCGACGCTCTTGTCGTCCTTGTTCGAAATCAGAAAGCGGTTGTGCCACAGGTACTTCAGATAGCGCAGCGTGGCCCCGCCCAGAATGGCCTTCCAGACGATCGAAAACGCATACTCGCGCGGCTCGCGCACCTGATAAACCCCGGAAGAGATGAAAAACTGCAGGTCGGGATCTTGCTCGGGATCGCCAAGGTACGGATGATGAAGATGCACATGGGAAACGCGATAGGCCCAGTGCCGTTGAAAGATCGGATAGGCGGCGAACGTAATGCCGAGAAAATGGTTCCATTTTGTATTTTTCGCGAGTATCCGGTGGGCGGCATCGTGCGAGATCGTCGTCAGCCCCCGCTGATGCGCGCCAATCATGAGCACCGCAATTGGGTAAAGCCACCAACTGAACCGAACCGTGACAAACGCACAAGCCAGTATGACCAGGTAGTCCTTCAGCACGTACAGCGCGCCGGTGATATTGTCCGGTCGCAATTCGGACAGATCCCGCGTGATGTCGCGGGAGAAATGGAATGTATCGAACCGCTTGTTCCGCAGTTTCCAGACTTGAGACGTTTCCATGATGGTTATCTTCCTCGCCGGATTGGGCATCAGATGGCGTCGAGCCCGCGTTGAATATCGAAAATCACGTCGTCCACGTTTTCGATGCCGACGCACAGGCGGATCGATCCGTCGAATATTCCCGCGGCCTCGCGTTTCTCTTTCGGGACGGTGGTGTGAGTGGTCGAGACGGGATGCGTCACGAGTGTCCGCGCATCACCCACGTTCGAAACGTGATACATGAGCCGGATGTTCTGGATGAACGCCCGGCCAGCCGCCTCGTCGTCCAGTTCGAACATGATCATGGCGCCATGACCGACGCGGGCGTCGACCAGTTCGTCAACGAGTTCGCGATCGCGTCCAGTGGCGAGCCCCGGATACGAGATGCGCCTGACCTTCGGGTGCTGCTTCAGGAAACTGGCCACCGCCGCCGCGTTTTCGCAATGGCGTTGCATGCGCAGATGCAGCGTCTCTAGGCCTTGAATCAATTGGAAGCTCGCGAACGGACTGATCGCGGCACCGGTATCGCGAAGCCAGGTCATCCGTGCCTTCAGGAGATAGGCGCTCGCGCCAAGGTCGCCCAGTTTCCGCACGGCATCGCGCCAGAGTATTCCGCCATGCGCTTCGTCGGGCTCATTGAGTAAAGGCAAGCGGGAAGGATCGTCGAAGGCGAAGTTGCCGTTGTCGACTACCAACCCGCCCAGCGTCGTGCCGTGGCCGCAGATGTATTTCGTCGCCGAATATGTTGTTATGGCGGCGCCAAGCGAAGCGGGGCGGGACACGAGCGGCGTGGTCGTGTTGTCGACCACAAGCGGAATGCCGCGGCGCTTGCCGATTTCGGCAAGCGCCGCGACGGGAAACGGTATAAGACAGGGGTTGGAAAACACCTCGCCGAAGATCGCGACGGTTCTATCGTCGATCTGCGATTCGAACGATGACACCTCTCGTGGGTCGGCCGATCGCGCCTCGATGCCCAGCCGTTTGAACGTGTTGAACAACAGGTTCCAAGAATTCCCGTACAGGTACTTCGATGCCACCACGTTGTCGCCAGGCTGCCCGCTGCTTAGATTCACGAGGGCAAGGAACGTTGCGGCCTGTCCCGACGCCACGGCGAGTGCATCGGCGGCGCCGTCCACCGTGGCATATCTCTGTTCCAGGATGCGCGTGGTTGGATTGATGATCCGCGTGTAGGTGAATCCGTCTTCCTTGACGTTGTAGATGTCGGCAATCTTCGACAGATCGCCGTCGAGCTCATAGGCGGTGGATTGGTAGATCGGCACCGCGACGGCCTTGGTGATGGGGTCGTGCCGATAACCGGCATACAGGAGCGCGGTTTCTCGGGACATTTCCGTGCCGGGAATATTCCGTGACATGTTACAAGACCTCTTTGACGAATTCAGCTTCGGGGTGGATTGACGCCTTTCCGGTAATCCGGGACGCGTCGAAAAAGTCTCGAAATGCGGTCGCCAGCAGGCGGATCCATGCCGGCTTGATGGAGCCGATGCATCCGATCCTGAAGCTGCGGGTCTGAAGATGCAGCTTCGAATAGATATAGAGGTTGTAGTTGGTGAGATGCGCGTAAAGCGCATCGAAATCCCTCTGGGTATTAATGATGCCGTTTGCCGTGAGCGCCAGACACACGGGTGAGCGCACTTGGGCGTTTAGAAGTGGCGATGCGTATCGTTCGGTCGAGCGGACGATTTCGTCACGCACCGCGCCGTAACGTTCGCCGCGGTGAATCACGCCTTCACTGGCAAGTACTTCAAGCGCTTTTGCGCATGCCTGGATCACATGCGTGGGTGGCGTGGATCGCCATTCGCCGGTTTGCTCGAAACTTTGCCACTGATTACGGACGTCGAGGACAAAGGAATTGACCGGATTGCCCTTGCTCCTGAGCAGATCAAGTGATGCGATGACGAAAGCCGCGCCCGGCGGCCCCTCGATGCATTTATTGCTGGACGTTACGAGCACGTCGAAAGCGATTCTCCTGGCACTGATGTCGGTGGCGCCAAAAGAACTCATCGCGTCGATGATCGTCCTGACGCCGCGCCGTTTAGCCAGATCCACGATCGCATCGAGTGGATTAATGACACCGGTAGTCGTCTCGCAATGCACGAAACAAAGGTGCGTGATCGTGCGGTCCTGCTCCAGATACGCGGCGATGTCGGCGGCCGAGAGCGGTTGATCGCTCGGCGCCTTCATGCTGACGGTCTGCACGCCTCGCAGCTCCAATATCTTCAGTATCCGCTCG
It encodes:
- a CDS encoding fatty acid desaturase family protein, whose product is MPNPARKITIMETSQVWKLRNKRFDTFHFSRDITRDLSELRPDNITGALYVLKDYLVILACAFVTVRFSWWLYPIAVLMIGAHQRGLTTISHDAAHRILAKNTKWNHFLGITFAAYPIFQRHWAYRVSHVHLHHPYLGDPEQDPDLQFFISSGVYQVREPREYAFSIVWKAILGGATLRYLKYLWHNRFLISNKDDKSVDKRGAAIDSYGFAAFWVIIIAGFAKAGALHLLVLFWLIPYLTTFQILGWFIEIAEHSPMCETEVENVYLTRNRKGNLIERLLFGVNFDEYHLEHHLSPGVPFWLLARAQNIRMRDPNYAEITDSWGGLFVRGPKGQPSVIGQLLDRNRRLYDARRASLSTAVQEQ
- a CDS encoding 2-aminoethylphosphonate--pyruvate transaminase, whose amino-acid sequence is MYGQHHFLMTPGPLALSDEVKAQMQFDMGSRDRSFKNITALVRELMIELIDGNDTHSVVPIQGSGSYGMEAALATFICPSDRPLVCINGIYGERILKILELRGVQTVSMKAPSDQPLSAADIAAYLEQDRTITHLCFVHCETTTGVINPLDAIVDLAKRRGVRTIIDAMSSFGATDISARRIAFDVLVTSSNKCIEGPPGAAFVIASLDLLRSKGNPVNSFVLDVRNQWQSFEQTGEWRSTPPTHVIQACAKALEVLASEGVIHRGERYGAVRDEIVRSTERYASPLLNAQVRSPVCLALTANGIINTQRDFDALYAHLTNYNLYIYSKLHLQTRSFRIGCIGSIKPAWIRLLATAFRDFFDASRITGKASIHPEAEFVKEVL
- a CDS encoding gamma-glutamyl-gamma-aminobutyrate hydrolase family protein, whose amino-acid sequence is MMDKPRDVGRAVVGVTANRHLYDGVHRDWLRRRYIDALDRHASVECVILPTIDGDLPWDATVRNFREVMRRLDGLVLTGDESNLDPRIFNEQQRVWNRGEDDVIPGERDRPRDRLSCVALSVAIELEMPVLGICRGLQEMSVHRNGTLHADLSVVGQGIVHSENPNVPRDQQYLPVHTIQVVPGGLLSSIVENRELYVNSLHNQGITTVASGVQLEAVAEDGVIEALSYTTSAAFQLAVQWHPEWHAAADTTSRKIFRAFGSACHAYQSTGQLSK
- a CDS encoding O-acetylhomoserine aminocarboxypropyltransferase/cysteine synthase family protein, whose protein sequence is MSRETALLYAGYRHDPITKAVAVPIYQSTAYELDGDLSKIADIYNVKEDGFTYTRIINPTTRILEQRYATVDGAADALAVASGQAATFLALVNLSSGQPGDNVVASKYLYGNSWNLLFNTFKRLGIEARSADPREVSSFESQIDDRTVAIFGEVFSNPCLIPFPVAALAEIGKRRGIPLVVDNTTTPLVSRPASLGAAITTYSATKYICGHGTTLGGLVVDNGNFAFDDPSRLPLLNEPDEAHGGILWRDAVRKLGDLGASAYLLKARMTWLRDTGAAISPFASFQLIQGLETLHLRMQRHCENAAAVASFLKQHPKVRRISYPGLATGRDRELVDELVDARVGHGAMIMFELDDEAAGRAFIQNIRLMYHVSNVGDARTLVTHPVSTTHTTVPKEKREAAGIFDGSIRLCVGIENVDDVIFDIQRGLDAI